GAGCGATGGACGGCCTCAACGCCTTCTTCACGCCGAACTGGGAGGCGCTCGCCGACCCCGCGGTCTGGGCCTCGGCCTACGGGCACATCTTCTTCTCGCTCTCGGTGGCCTTCGGCATCATGGTCACCTACTCCTCGTACCTGAAGCGCAAGACCGACCTCACCGGTTCCGGCCTCGTCGTGGCGTTCGCGAACTCGGGCTTCGAGATCCTCGCCGGCATCGGCGTCTTCGCCGCCCTCGGCTTCATGGCTCAGGCGCAGGGGACCGAGGTCGCTGGCGTGGCATCCTCCGGCATCGGGCTCGCGTTCATCGCGTTCCCGACGATCGTGTCGCAGGCCGCGGGCGGATCCATCATCGGCGTGCTCTTCTTCGGCGCCCTGGTCTTCGCCGGGGTCACCTCGCTGATCTCCATCCTCGAGGTCATCGTTGCGGCTCTCCAAGACAAGCTGGGCTGGGCGCGCATCCGCACGACGCTGACGGTGTCGATCCCCCTCGCGGTCATCTCGATGGCGCTCTTCTCGACGACCACCGCGCTGTCGGTGCTCGATACGGCCGACGCCTTCGTCAACGCCTTCGGCATCATGGCGGTCGCCCTCGTCGCCGTGGTCGTGGTCGCCTGGCTCCTGCACAAGCTCCCGACGCTCGTCGAGCACCTGAACCGGCGCTCCAGCTTCCGGGTGGGGCGTTTCTGGATGCTGCTGGTCGGCGCTCTCGCGCCGCTCGTGCTCGGCTACCTGTTCGTCACCGAGCTGATCTCGAAGATCTCCGAGCCGTACGGCGGCTACCCGGGCTGGTTCCTCGGGGTGTTCGGCTGGGGCATGGTCATCGCGCTCGTCGTGCTGGCGCTGCTGCTGTCGGCGCTGCCCTGGAGCGGTCGCTCGCATGCGAAGGACGACCCCGAGTACGACGAGTTCCTCGTCGACGAGGCCTACGAACCGGACCGCGAGACGTCGGCGATCCCGATCGTCTCCACCTACGGGCCTGGCACGGCCGAGAAGGGAACGGGCGCATGACCACGACAGCGGTAATCATGATGATCATCGCGATGGTCACGATCTGGGGCGGTCTCATCGCCGCCG
This genomic interval from Microbacterium hydrocarbonoxydans contains the following:
- a CDS encoding sodium-dependent transporter produces the protein MATATTQSPKREAFGSRNVFILSAIGSAVGLGNIWRFPYVAYEGGGGAFLIPYLCALLTAGIPLLFFDYAIGHRFRGSAPLAFRRLHRRAEPLGWWQVLICVVIAVYYAVIIAWAAMYTWFSAQLTWGPGNENDFFFIDFLRSADVAQVGVSTEFVPQVGLPLVAVWLIVIVIMALGVKRGIGRANMILMPLLTVMFAILVVQSLFLPGAMDGLNAFFTPNWEALADPAVWASAYGHIFFSLSVAFGIMVTYSSYLKRKTDLTGSGLVVAFANSGFEILAGIGVFAALGFMAQAQGTEVAGVASSGIGLAFIAFPTIVSQAAGGSIIGVLFFGALVFAGVTSLISILEVIVAALQDKLGWARIRTTLTVSIPLAVISMALFSTTTALSVLDTADAFVNAFGIMAVALVAVVVVAWLLHKLPTLVEHLNRRSSFRVGRFWMLLVGALAPLVLGYLFVTELISKISEPYGGYPGWFLGVFGWGMVIALVVLALLLSALPWSGRSHAKDDPEYDEFLVDEAYEPDRETSAIPIVSTYGPGTAEKGTGA
- a CDS encoding methionine/alanine import family NSS transporter small subunit, which translates into the protein MTTTAVIMMIIAMVTIWGGLIAAVVNLARHPEAADSEPAPPVEL